Part of the Xylanibacillus composti genome is shown below.
AAGGAACTGCAGCCGGATGAGATTTTCACGATCTTTAAGGAATCCTTTGTGAACGTTAACGAGCCTATCGAATTTGTACGCTACCAATTCGAGAAAAGCGACGATTACCAGACGACAGTCATCATTCGGGTGAACGGCGAGCAGAAAGAGATTGTGGGCAACGGCAACGGACGGCTCGATGCCATCAGCAACGCCCTGCAAAAGCATCTGGGTCTCTCGTTCACCAATCTGACTTATCAAGAGCATGCCTTGGAAATCGGCTCCAGCGCACAGGCCATTTCTTACATCGGCATGACAGGGGACGACGGGAAGACGCATTGGGGCGCGGGGATCGATGTGGATATTATGACCTCATCTGTGAAGGCATTGTTTTGCGCAGTAAACAATATGAGCCGTCGTTCCTCGTAAGATGAAGCTGTAAAGCACAGAAACAATCGAGACAAGGTTGCCTTGTGCAGCAGGGCCGCACCGAATCTGGCAATAGTCAGGGCGGCCCAGCTTTTTTTGTTGTAGTACAAATTTTCGAAATTATAAAATGTCTGCTAGTGGGTCCCGCGAAAGAGTAGAAATTAGCCTCTAAGCCTCGCTTCGCTTTCGTGGGTTATTGGTTTGCAGGCAAGGCGAGACTGGCAGGGGGGAACTCGACGGAATGATACGCCGATTTATGACTTACTACCGGCCGCATCGCAAGCTGTTTCTGCTGGATTTCAGCTGTGCGGTCATTGTCGCTTTACTGGAGCTGGCCTTCCCGCTTGGCGTGCAGTGGATGATTGACACGCTGTTGCCCGAAGAAAACTGGAAGATGATTACTTGGGTTGGACTAGCCTTGCTGTTCTTGTACATAGCGAGTACGGGTCTGCAATTTGTCGTGAACTATTGGGGGCACAAGCTGGGCATCAATATTGAGACCGATATGCGCCAGCAGCTGTTCAACCATGTGCAGAAGCTTTCCTTCCGCTTCTTCGACAATACGAAAACCGGCAAGCTGATGTCGCGGATGACGAATGATTTGTTCGAAATCGGAGAGGTGGCGCATCATGGGCCGGAGGACATGTTCATCGCGCTGATGACATTCGTCGGTGCATTCGGCATCATGCTGACAGTCAATTGGCAGCTGGCGCTCATCACGTTCGTGGCGGTTCCTATCCTCGTATGGCTGATCGTCTTCTTCAACCGCCGACTGAATCGGGCGGCCACAACCATGTTTGAGAAGATCGGCGAAGTAAACGCAAGGGTCGAAGACAGCATCTCCGGCATTCGCGTAGTAAAATCGTTCGGCAACGAGCAATTTGAAAAAGATCGCTTTCTGCAAAACAACAAAGCGTTTCGACTGGCAAAACTGCGCTCGTACTTAGTGATATCCTACAGCTCGTCCAGCATCTATATGCTGACCCGCCTCATCCACTTGATTGTGCTCGTCAGCGGAGCCTGGTTCGCTTATACGGGCAGCCTGACGATTGGCGCACTTGTCGGCTTCTTGCTGTATGTCAACATCTTCTTGAAGCCGATTGATAAAATCAATGCCTTGATGGAAACTTACCCGAAGGGCATGGCCGGCTTCAAGCGGTTTTGCGAGCTGATGGATACGGAACCGGATGTTGCAGACAAGCCGAATGCTATTGCAGTCAAGGATCTGAAGGGCGAAATCGAGTTTCGCGATGTATCGTTCGGCTATGAGCAGCACTCCATAGTGCTGAAGAACGTGAATCTGCATATTCGCGCCGGGGAGACGATTGCCCTCGTTGGACCGTCCGGCGCAGGCAAATCAACCCTATGCAGCCTCATCCCGCGTTTTTACGAGGTGAACGAAGGGACGATAACGATTGACGGCATCGATATTCAGGATATGAAGCAGTCGTCGCTGCGAGCCCAGATTGGCGTCGTCCAGCAGGACGTGTTCCTGTTCAACGGCACGATAAGAGAGAATATCGCTTACGGACGTTTGGACGCAACGGAGGAAGAAATTCGGGCTGCCGCAAGCAAAGCCTACCTGGACAATATGCTGGCAGGGCTTCCGGACGGATTGGATACAGTGATCGGGGAACGGGGCCTGAAGCTTTCGGGCGGCCAAAGGCAGCGGCTGGCGATTGCGCGCATGTTTTTGAAGAATCCGCCGATTTTGATTTTGGATGAAGCGACATCAGCCTTGGATACGGAAACGGAAAAAATGATTCAACAGGCGCTGGACGAGCTGGCCCAGAATAGAACCTCGCTTGTGATCGCCCACCGCCTGGCAACGATTCGCCATGCCGATCGCATTGTGGTCGTGACCGAAGACGGAATTGCCGAACAGGGCAAGCACGAGGAATTGCTCGCGGCAGACGGACTCTATGCCCGGCTGCATCGCCTGCAGTTCCAGTCATAAGGCAAGGATGACGGAGGTTGTCTATAGAAGCGGGCTATGAAGGTAATAGCTTTTGCATCTTTGTCAAACGGGCGGTTTTATGTTAAAACAGAGGTTAGGAAATGAAACAAGATCAATACTTGGAACGGAGTGACGAACGTGGCAGAAGTGAAGAAGATTGCCGTGATCGCGGGCGATGGAATTGGCCCGGAGGTTGTGGCAGAAGCGGAAAAGGTATTGAACAAAACAGAGGAGCTGTTCGGCTACAAATTTGAAACGGAGCACGGCCTGTTCGGAGGCATTGCAATCGACGAGAAGGGAACGCCGCTGCCAGAAGAGACGCTGCAGCTGTGCCGCAATGCGGATGCTGTTCTGCTTGGCGCCGTAGGCGGACCGAAGTGGGACAACAATCCGAAGGAACTGCGTCCGGAAACAGGGCTGCTTGGCATCCGCAAGGAGCTTGGCCTGTTCTCGAATATTCGGCCGGCCGTCATCTTTGATTGCTTGATGGAAGCCTCGACGATCAAGCCGGAGGTGCTGAAGGGCACGGATCTGATTGTCGTCCGCGAGCTGACAGGCGGCATTTATTTCGGCGAGAAGTTCCGCCGCGATTCGGCTAATGGCCAGGAAGCGGTGGATACTTGTGTATATAACGTAAGCGAAGTCGAGCGGATCGTTCGCCAAGGCTTCGAAATTGCCCAGAAGCGACGCAAGAAGCTGGCGTCTGTAGACAAAGCGAACGTTCTCGAAACGTCACGCCTATGGAGAGAAACAGTCAACCGAATTGCACCGGAATA
Proteins encoded:
- the leuB gene encoding 3-isopropylmalate dehydrogenase — protein: MAEVKKIAVIAGDGIGPEVVAEAEKVLNKTEELFGYKFETEHGLFGGIAIDEKGTPLPEETLQLCRNADAVLLGAVGGPKWDNNPKELRPETGLLGIRKELGLFSNIRPAVIFDCLMEASTIKPEVLKGTDLIVVRELTGGIYFGEKFRRDSANGQEAVDTCVYNVSEVERIVRQGFEIAQKRRKKLASVDKANVLETSRLWRETVNRIAPEYPDVELEHVLVDNCAMQLLRRPSSFDVIVTENMFGDILSDEAAMLTGSIGMLSSASLGEGSFGLYEPVHGSAPDIAGQGLANPIATILSVALMFRLTFGYEDAADSIERAVKQVLDAGHRTADIAADRTKALSTVQMGEKILQAMTK
- a CDS encoding ABC transporter ATP-binding protein yields the protein MIRRFMTYYRPHRKLFLLDFSCAVIVALLELAFPLGVQWMIDTLLPEENWKMITWVGLALLFLYIASTGLQFVVNYWGHKLGINIETDMRQQLFNHVQKLSFRFFDNTKTGKLMSRMTNDLFEIGEVAHHGPEDMFIALMTFVGAFGIMLTVNWQLALITFVAVPILVWLIVFFNRRLNRAATTMFEKIGEVNARVEDSISGIRVVKSFGNEQFEKDRFLQNNKAFRLAKLRSYLVISYSSSSIYMLTRLIHLIVLVSGAWFAYTGSLTIGALVGFLLYVNIFLKPIDKINALMETYPKGMAGFKRFCELMDTEPDVADKPNAIAVKDLKGEIEFRDVSFGYEQHSIVLKNVNLHIRAGETIALVGPSGAGKSTLCSLIPRFYEVNEGTITIDGIDIQDMKQSSLRAQIGVVQQDVFLFNGTIRENIAYGRLDATEEEIRAAASKAYLDNMLAGLPDGLDTVIGERGLKLSGGQRQRLAIARMFLKNPPILILDEATSALDTETEKMIQQALDELAQNRTSLVIAHRLATIRHADRIVVVTEDGIAEQGKHEELLAADGLYARLHRLQFQS